Proteins from one Periplaneta americana isolate PAMFEO1 chromosome 6, P.americana_PAMFEO1_priV1, whole genome shotgun sequence genomic window:
- the LOC138701272 gene encoding retinol-binding protein pinta-like, whose product MTLLGPSNDQLTSILSELGEKQNTLEQNINILKTWLTFQPHLPQSIDENILRSFLRGCKHNVERAKKKIDSYYAGRGAVPELFTDRDPYSKEIQTGSHVLNAFLLPRLTPSGCRVTVHRFNSFDPDKLNVQCIFKYLLMMADVRLIEETAIVGDIYLFDLQDIMLMHCAKLATPLLKKTLVLAQEAYPQRLKEIHVFNAPPFVDWILNVFKALMKEKMRNRFYVHHGHETLHQYVPREILPAEYGGKEKSCRELQDDWSRKLETYQEWFRKEESVKADEEKRPNKDIHQKLNDLMFGSEGAFRRLSID is encoded by the exons ATGACATTACTGGGACCAAGCAATGACCAGCTCACATCAATCTTATCTGAACTGGGAGAAAAACAAAACACGTTGGAACAGAATATTAATATTCTCAAGACGTGGCTTACATTTCAACCTCATTTACCACAATCTATTG atgagaATATCCTCAGATCATTTCTGCGAGGATGTAAACACAATGTTGAAAGAGCTAAGAAGAAAATAGACAGTTACTACGCAGGAAGAGGGGCTGTTCCCGAGCTTTTCACAGATCGTGATCCTTACAGCAAAGAAATTCAAACAGGATCTCATGTTCT AAACGCCTTCCTTTTACCACGCCTAACACCTAGTGGATGCAGAGTGACAGTTCACAGATTCAATTCATTTGATCCTGACAAATTAAATGTGCAATGCATATTCAAATATCTGTTGATGATGGCAGATGTCAGACTTATCGAAGAAACTGCTATAGTTGGTGATATCTACCTATTTGATCTACAGGACATAATGCTGATGCACTGTGCCAAATTGGCAACTCCCTTGCTCAAGAAGACTTTAGTTCTAGCACAG gaaGCATATCCACAGAGGCTAAAGGAAATACACGTATTCAATGCCCCACCTTTTGTAGATTGGATTTTGAACGTCTTTAAGGCTTTAATGAAGGAGAAAATGAGGAATAGA TTCTATGTGCATCATGGGCATGAAACATTACATCAATATGTACCTCGAGAGATCCTCCCTGCAGAATATGGAGGAAAGGAGAAGTCTTGCCGAGAATTACAAG atGACTGGTCGAGAAAGTTGGAGACGTATCAGGAGTGGTTCAGAAAGGAAGAATCCGTGAAGGCAGACGAGGAAAAACGACCAAACAAGGACATACACCAAAAGCTCAATGATCTGATGTTTGGTTCTGAAGGTGCTTTTAGAAGATTAAGCATTGATTAA